The genomic stretch CATGATATAGTAAACTCGTGGACATTCTGTATGCCTTTCTGAACTAGAGATCGCCGTTTCTAAATTCAGAATATACAGTAATGTCCATTCTTTTTTACACAAAAGTACTCAAATACCGGAAGAACCAGATTTATGTATCATAACAATATTTTGACTTTTTTATAAAGCCAACTAGCCAATATGGTCAAATTGGATTCGGTGATTTATGATATAGCATCTGGTCAAATAAGAAAAGATTATGAACCCAATCTCTTTTTCAATAAACGTATTACTGATTTCGCCGCAGGATGAAGTCGTCCAACAGATCAAACCGATTTTCGGCGAGTATGGGTTCAGCGTGTTATCGGTTTCCTCTAAAAAAGCCGCGCTCCGCGTTCTATATTCAAATTATATTTCTTTGGTTGTGGTTGATGGAACTCAGGACCAACAAACAGCGCTTCGAATATGCCAAAATATTCAACTCTCGCAACTTTTTTCAGAACGGCCCCTGCTTCTCATTCACAACGAAGACCAACCAACCAATCTTCAAGAATGGCTCGATGCTGGAGTAACAGATTTCATTACAGCACCCATTTGCTCTGACGCGCTTTCGTTTCGCCTTCGCGTGATAAAGAACCATATTTTAAAACATTCTCATCACAAGAAAATGCTGAATCAAATATCTGATCGAGGCATTTATTCTCCAAATGATTTTTTTTCCGAATTCGTCAAGAAAATCGCGAAAACCTTCAACGTTAAGTATGGCATCATCAGCAAACGCACTGACTCTTTCGCTTGGCGCACGAAAACGCTTTCGTTTTGGAGCGTTGATCAATGGGGGAAAAATTTTGAATACGATTTGGACGGCTCGCCCTGCGAAACAGTATTCCAGGACGGGCCTCAATGGTATGGAACTGACATTCAAGAACAATTTCCTAAAGATAAAGCATTAAAAAAACACAACATTTTGTTCTATTTGGGCGTCCCGCTTCAAAACAGGCATGGCGAAGTGATTGGACACGCCTGCATATTACATGACCAGCCAGTCGCGTATGATCCCTATCTTGTTTCGGTGATGAACGTCTTCGCTGTTCAGGCCGCAAACGAAATGGAGTTCCGTTCTGAACGGGCTGATAGCGCCAGGTTGAAAGCCATTACTGAGAATCTGGATGTGGGATTATTGTTGGAAGATGAAGCGCGACGGATTCAAGTGATTAATGCAAATTTCTGTGAATTGGCGCAGATTAAACAAGCGCCGAATGAATTAGTTGGATTAACCGCCAGCGAGTTCGCAGGCGGTATCGAAGCGCAGGTTGTCGATAGAGAGCGCTTTCAGGTCCGCACAAACGAACTGTGTCAGCTCAAAGAGCCAGTGTTGAACGAAGAGTGGATTCTCAAAGATGAGCGCATTATCAACCGGGACTATTTTCCTGTATTTGAGAATGAAACCTACAAAGGTTGTTTGTGGTTGTTTCGGGACGTGACGTATGAGAAATCGAAAGAATTTCAACTGAATGACATACAAGAGCAAGAAATCGAAATCGGTTCCAAAATTCAAAAAACATTATTACTGGGCATAACGCCGACGGACATTCCCGCCTTGGATGTGGCTGCGCTCAGTATTCCCTCTAAACGAATTGATGGTGATTTTTACGATTTTTTCCACGTTGATGAAACGCGCCTGGATGTCTTGGTCGGCGACGTCATGGGGAAGGGAGTTCCCGCCGCCTTGCTGGGCGCCGCCGTAAAAAGCCATTTTCAACGGGCGATGCGCAAACTACTCGCAGCCCGCCCGGGCGGCTGGCCCGAACCGAGAGAAATCGTTGCGCGGGTTCACCATGCGATGACGGAGCAACTCATCGAACTGGAAAGTTTCTTCACGCTGTTTTATATGCGCTTCGACGTCAAACAAAGCGAATGCGTGTTTCTTGATTGCGGACACATGCCGACCATTTGGTTTCAAGCGAAATCTCAAACCAGCCGATTCATTCAGGGCGAGAACCTACCGATTGGCGTTTCCGAATCAGAACAATTTGGGCAACGGGCCTTTTCGTTTGAGCCAGGCGATTTTTTTGTGATGTATTCTGACGGTTTAACGGAAGCGCCTTCGCCAAGCGGCGAATTATTTGGCATCGAACGCTTAAAAGCGTTCGTCGATCAGAACCATACCCTCTCACCCAATGAATTAATCGACAAAATCCATAAGCATTTAGCGGCCTATACGCAGTCTCCGCATTTTTCAGATGATTTGACTTGCGTTGTCGTAAAAATTTGTGAATACGGGGTCGCAACGCCGTCTCGAAGACTACAGGACCATTTTGAAGGTTCTCTTGTAGAATTAGAACGAGGCAGACAGTTTTTAAAAACATTTTATGATGAAAGCCAAATAAAACCCGATCAAAATTTCATGCAGCAACTTACATTGGCGATGAACGAAGCGGCGGCCAACATCATCCAACACGCCTATGATGGAGAAGAAGATGGACAGTGGGAGATGATTATTGAAGAATTTCAAGACCGCTGGGTGTTATCGCTTCTGCATAACGGAACGCCATTTGACCCGGATGAGGCGCCGGAACCTGATTTTGACGGGTCGCGGTCTTCGGGGTTCGGCGTGTATATTATCCGCAACAGCGTGGATGAGGCGGTCTATGGGCGCCACGACGACGGGCGCTGTTTAATTCAACTGATGAAGCGATTTTAAGCAGTGAAAGGAAATCCAGAATGAATTGTCTTTCCAGTGAAATTGGGGACGTTCTGATTATTCAATTCCGGTTTGAAACTCTCGATGCGAATAATGCCAAAATGGTACGGCAAGAAGTTGACCCCATCATACAAGACCGGAAAAAAGTCGCGGTCGATATGTCAGAGGTGCAATTTATTGATAGTTCAGGGTTGGGTACCTTGTTGACCTTCTATCGAAAAGTGAAATCCGTTGAAGGCAGCCTTTTACTATACGGCATGACCTCACAAGCGATGTCGCTGTTTGAGTTAGTGAAAATGGACCGTATTTTTGAAGTCGTCGAATCGCAAGACGACGCGATTCACGCACTGAATGGAGATGCGCAGCAATAGGCGAAAACAAAAATCGCCCAAAATTGGCTTTATTGCGGAATCCGTTCTTGAATCGCGTTGATTAACAGTGATTCATCAACAATTGGCTTGGTGATGTATTCGTCAAACCCTTTCGACAAATATTTTTCGCGGTCGCCAGCCATTGCGTGCGCGGTTAAGGCAATCACCGGGATATGTTTTAACCGCTCATCTTTTCGAATCAATGACAAGACCTCCACGCCGTCCATTTCAGGCAAAGAAATATCCAGGAGAATTAAATCCGGGATTTCGGTCTTCATGCCTTTGAGCGCTTCCGGGCCGGTTTCATATTCTGTGATCTCATAATCGTCTTCTAAAATTGCAGAGACGAGTAATCGGTTATCAGGGTTGTCTTCGATTACGGCAATTGTTTTCATTAATTTCTCTC from Candidatus Hinthialibacter antarcticus encodes the following:
- a CDS encoding SpoIIE family protein phosphatase, with protein sequence MNPISFSINVLLISPQDEVVQQIKPIFGEYGFSVLSVSSKKAALRVLYSNYISLVVVDGTQDQQTALRICQNIQLSQLFSERPLLLIHNEDQPTNLQEWLDAGVTDFITAPICSDALSFRLRVIKNHILKHSHHKKMLNQISDRGIYSPNDFFSEFVKKIAKTFNVKYGIISKRTDSFAWRTKTLSFWSVDQWGKNFEYDLDGSPCETVFQDGPQWYGTDIQEQFPKDKALKKHNILFYLGVPLQNRHGEVIGHACILHDQPVAYDPYLVSVMNVFAVQAANEMEFRSERADSARLKAITENLDVGLLLEDEARRIQVINANFCELAQIKQAPNELVGLTASEFAGGIEAQVVDRERFQVRTNELCQLKEPVLNEEWILKDERIINRDYFPVFENETYKGCLWLFRDVTYEKSKEFQLNDIQEQEIEIGSKIQKTLLLGITPTDIPALDVAALSIPSKRIDGDFYDFFHVDETRLDVLVGDVMGKGVPAALLGAAVKSHFQRAMRKLLAARPGGWPEPREIVARVHHAMTEQLIELESFFTLFYMRFDVKQSECVFLDCGHMPTIWFQAKSQTSRFIQGENLPIGVSESEQFGQRAFSFEPGDFFVMYSDGLTEAPSPSGELFGIERLKAFVDQNHTLSPNELIDKIHKHLAAYTQSPHFSDDLTCVVVKICEYGVATPSRRLQDHFEGSLVELERGRQFLKTFYDESQIKPDQNFMQQLTLAMNEAAANIIQHAYDGEEDGQWEMIIEEFQDRWVLSLLHNGTPFDPDEAPEPDFDGSRSSGFGVYIIRNSVDEAVYGRHDDGRCLIQLMKRF
- a CDS encoding STAS domain-containing protein; this encodes MNCLSSEIGDVLIIQFRFETLDANNAKMVRQEVDPIIQDRKKVAVDMSEVQFIDSSGLGTLLTFYRKVKSVEGSLLLYGMTSQAMSLFELVKMDRIFEVVESQDDAIHALNGDAQQ
- a CDS encoding response regulator, producing MKTIAVIEDNPDNRLLVSAILEDDYEITEYETGPEALKGMKTEIPDLILLDISLPEMDGVEVLSLIRKDERLKHIPVIALTAHAMAGDREKYLSKGFDEYITKPIVDESLLINAIQERIPQ